A single genomic interval of Numenius arquata chromosome 14, bNumArq3.hap1.1, whole genome shotgun sequence harbors:
- the LUC7L gene encoding putative RNA-binding protein Luc7-like 1 isoform X2, which produces MSAQAQMRALLDQLMGTARDGDETRQRVKFTDDRVCKSHLLDCCPHDILAGTRMDLGECTKIHDLALRADYEIASKERDLFFELDAMDHLESFIAECDRRTELAKKRLAETQEEISAEVSAKAEKVHELNEDIGKLLAKAEQLGAEGNVDESQKILMEVEKVRAKKKEAEEEYRNSMPASSFQQQKLRVCEVCSAYLGLHDNDRRLADHFGGKLHLGFIQIREKLDQLRKTVAEKQEKRNQDRLRRREEREREERMGRRSGSRNRDRRRSRSRDRRRRRSRSASRERRKSRSRSRDRHRRHRSRSRSHSRGHRRGSRDRSSKHKSSRDRSSREKSRDRERKEKSSSERRHESTNGKSRSKRSEEREAGEI; this is translated from the exons GAGATGAAACCAGACAAAGGGTGAAGTTTACAGACGATCGTGTTTGCAAGAGCCATCTTCTGGATTGCTGTCCTCATGATATCCTGGCCGGAACA cGAATGGACCTGGGAGAATGTACAAAGATCCATGACTTGGCACTGCGAGCAGATTATGAGATTGCAAGTAAAGAGAGAGACCTGTTTTTTGAGCTGGAT GCGATGGATCACCTGGAATCCTTCATCGCAGAGTGTGACAGGAGAACAGAACTGGCCAAGAAACGCCTGGCTGAGACACAGGAAGAGATCAGTGCTGAAGTGTCTGCAAAG GCAGAGAAAGTACATGAACTGAATGAAGACATTGGAAAACTCCTAGCTAAAGCTGAACAGCTGGGAGCTGAAGGAAATGTTGACGAGTCTCAAAAGATCCTGATGGAAGTGGAGAAAGTCCGAGCAAAAAAGAAAGAGGCGGAG GAAGAATACCGGAATTCAATGCCTGCATCCAGtttccagcagcagaagctgcGTGTGTGTGAAGTCTGTTCAGCATATCTGGGGCTCCATGACAATGACCGGCGTCTTGCTGACCACTTTGGAGGCAAATTACACTTGGGTTTCATTCAGATTCGTGAGAAACTGGATCAGCTGAGG AAAACGGtggcagaaaagcaagagaagagaaaCCAGGACCGTTTGAGacggagagaggagagagagcgAGAGGAGAGAATGGGCAGACG GTCTGGATCAAGAAATAGAGATCGTCGAAG ATCACGGTCTCGGGATAGGAGGCGGAGACGCTCGAGATCGGCTTCCCGTGAACGGCGGAAGTCTCGCTCCCGGTCTCGAGACCGACACAGACGCCACCGGAGCCGTTCCCGCAGCCACAGCAGAGGTCACCGACGGGGGTCCAGAGACAGGAGTTCAAAACACAA ATCTTCTAGAGATCGATCTTCAAGAGAAAAGTCacgagacagagagagaaaagagaagagctcTTCTGAGAGGCGGCACGAGAGCACAAATGGCAAATCTCGTTCCAAGAgatcagaagagagagaagctggCGAGATCTGA
- the LUC7L gene encoding putative RNA-binding protein Luc7-like 1 isoform X3 has product MQMGDETRQRVKFTDDRVCKSHLLDCCPHDILAGTRMDLGECTKIHDLALRADYEIASKERDLFFELDAMDHLESFIAECDRRTELAKKRLAETQEEISAEVSAKAEKVHELNEDIGKLLAKAEQLGAEGNVDESQKILMEVEKVRAKKKEAEEEYRNSMPASSFQQQKLRVCEVCSAYLGLHDNDRRLADHFGGKLHLGFIQIREKLDQLRKTVAEKQEKRNQDRLRRREEREREERMGRRSGSRNRDRRRSRSRDRRRRRSRSASRERRKSRSRSRDRHRRHRSRSRSHSRGHRRGSRDRSSKHKSSRDRSSREKSRDRERKEKSSSERRHESTNGKSRSKRSEEREAGEI; this is encoded by the exons GAGATGAAACCAGACAAAGGGTGAAGTTTACAGACGATCGTGTTTGCAAGAGCCATCTTCTGGATTGCTGTCCTCATGATATCCTGGCCGGAACA cGAATGGACCTGGGAGAATGTACAAAGATCCATGACTTGGCACTGCGAGCAGATTATGAGATTGCAAGTAAAGAGAGAGACCTGTTTTTTGAGCTGGAT GCGATGGATCACCTGGAATCCTTCATCGCAGAGTGTGACAGGAGAACAGAACTGGCCAAGAAACGCCTGGCTGAGACACAGGAAGAGATCAGTGCTGAAGTGTCTGCAAAG GCAGAGAAAGTACATGAACTGAATGAAGACATTGGAAAACTCCTAGCTAAAGCTGAACAGCTGGGAGCTGAAGGAAATGTTGACGAGTCTCAAAAGATCCTGATGGAAGTGGAGAAAGTCCGAGCAAAAAAGAAAGAGGCGGAG GAAGAATACCGGAATTCAATGCCTGCATCCAGtttccagcagcagaagctgcGTGTGTGTGAAGTCTGTTCAGCATATCTGGGGCTCCATGACAATGACCGGCGTCTTGCTGACCACTTTGGAGGCAAATTACACTTGGGTTTCATTCAGATTCGTGAGAAACTGGATCAGCTGAGG AAAACGGtggcagaaaagcaagagaagagaaaCCAGGACCGTTTGAGacggagagaggagagagagcgAGAGGAGAGAATGGGCAGACG GTCTGGATCAAGAAATAGAGATCGTCGAAG ATCACGGTCTCGGGATAGGAGGCGGAGACGCTCGAGATCGGCTTCCCGTGAACGGCGGAAGTCTCGCTCCCGGTCTCGAGACCGACACAGACGCCACCGGAGCCGTTCCCGCAGCCACAGCAGAGGTCACCGACGGGGGTCCAGAGACAGGAGTTCAAAACACAA ATCTTCTAGAGATCGATCTTCAAGAGAAAAGTCacgagacagagagagaaaagagaagagctcTTCTGAGAGGCGGCACGAGAGCACAAATGGCAAATCTCGTTCCAAGAgatcagaagagagagaagctggCGAGATCTGA
- the LUC7L gene encoding putative RNA-binding protein Luc7-like 1 isoform X1 produces MSAQAQMRALLDQLMGTARDGDETRQRVKFTDDRVCKSHLLDCCPHDILAGTRMDLGECTKIHDLALRADYEIASKERDLFFELDAMDHLESFIAECDRRTELAKKRLAETQEEISAEVSAKAEKVHELNEDIGKLLAKAEQLGAEGNVDESQKILMEVEKVRAKKKEAEEEYRNSMPASSFQQQKLRVCEVCSAYLGLHDNDRRLADHFGGKLHLGFIQIREKLDQLRKTVAEKQEKRNQDRLRRREEREREERMGRRSGSRNRDRRRSRSRDRRRRRSRSASRERRKSRSRSRDRHRRHRSRSRSHSRGHRRGSRDRSSKHKYKAARERQRENSLGICSRDRSSREKSRDRERKEKSSSERRHESTNGKSRSKRSEEREAGEI; encoded by the exons GAGATGAAACCAGACAAAGGGTGAAGTTTACAGACGATCGTGTTTGCAAGAGCCATCTTCTGGATTGCTGTCCTCATGATATCCTGGCCGGAACA cGAATGGACCTGGGAGAATGTACAAAGATCCATGACTTGGCACTGCGAGCAGATTATGAGATTGCAAGTAAAGAGAGAGACCTGTTTTTTGAGCTGGAT GCGATGGATCACCTGGAATCCTTCATCGCAGAGTGTGACAGGAGAACAGAACTGGCCAAGAAACGCCTGGCTGAGACACAGGAAGAGATCAGTGCTGAAGTGTCTGCAAAG GCAGAGAAAGTACATGAACTGAATGAAGACATTGGAAAACTCCTAGCTAAAGCTGAACAGCTGGGAGCTGAAGGAAATGTTGACGAGTCTCAAAAGATCCTGATGGAAGTGGAGAAAGTCCGAGCAAAAAAGAAAGAGGCGGAG GAAGAATACCGGAATTCAATGCCTGCATCCAGtttccagcagcagaagctgcGTGTGTGTGAAGTCTGTTCAGCATATCTGGGGCTCCATGACAATGACCGGCGTCTTGCTGACCACTTTGGAGGCAAATTACACTTGGGTTTCATTCAGATTCGTGAGAAACTGGATCAGCTGAGG AAAACGGtggcagaaaagcaagagaagagaaaCCAGGACCGTTTGAGacggagagaggagagagagcgAGAGGAGAGAATGGGCAGACG GTCTGGATCAAGAAATAGAGATCGTCGAAG ATCACGGTCTCGGGATAGGAGGCGGAGACGCTCGAGATCGGCTTCCCGTGAACGGCGGAAGTCTCGCTCCCGGTCTCGAGACCGACACAGACGCCACCGGAGCCGTTCCCGCAGCCACAGCAGAGGTCACCGACGGGGGTCCAGAGACAGGAGTTCAAAACACAAGTAT AAGGCTGCtcgagagagacagagagagaattCTTTAGGAATCTG TTCTAGAGATCGATCTTCAAGAGAAAAGTCacgagacagagagagaaaagagaagagctcTTCTGAGAGGCGGCACGAGAGCACAAATGGCAAATCTCGTTCCAAGAgatcagaagagagagaagctggCGAGATCTGA
- the LUC7L gene encoding putative RNA-binding protein Luc7-like 1 isoform X4: MSAQAQMRALLDQLMGTARDGDETRQRVKFTDDRVCKSHLLDCCPHDILAGTRMDLGECTKIHDLALRADYEIASKERDLFFELDAMDHLESFIAECDRRTELAKKRLAETQEEISAEVSAKAEKVHELNEDIGKLLAKAEQLGAEGNVDESQKILMEVEKVRAKKKEAEEEYRNSMPASSFQQQKLRVCEVCSAYLGLHDNDRRLADHFGGKLHLGFIQIREKLDQLRKTVAEKQEKRNQDRLRRREEREREERMGRRSGSRNRDRRRSRSRDRRRRRSRSASRERRKSRSRSRDRHRRHRSRSRSHSRGHRRGSRDRSSKHKKEVWTIRK, encoded by the exons GAGATGAAACCAGACAAAGGGTGAAGTTTACAGACGATCGTGTTTGCAAGAGCCATCTTCTGGATTGCTGTCCTCATGATATCCTGGCCGGAACA cGAATGGACCTGGGAGAATGTACAAAGATCCATGACTTGGCACTGCGAGCAGATTATGAGATTGCAAGTAAAGAGAGAGACCTGTTTTTTGAGCTGGAT GCGATGGATCACCTGGAATCCTTCATCGCAGAGTGTGACAGGAGAACAGAACTGGCCAAGAAACGCCTGGCTGAGACACAGGAAGAGATCAGTGCTGAAGTGTCTGCAAAG GCAGAGAAAGTACATGAACTGAATGAAGACATTGGAAAACTCCTAGCTAAAGCTGAACAGCTGGGAGCTGAAGGAAATGTTGACGAGTCTCAAAAGATCCTGATGGAAGTGGAGAAAGTCCGAGCAAAAAAGAAAGAGGCGGAG GAAGAATACCGGAATTCAATGCCTGCATCCAGtttccagcagcagaagctgcGTGTGTGTGAAGTCTGTTCAGCATATCTGGGGCTCCATGACAATGACCGGCGTCTTGCTGACCACTTTGGAGGCAAATTACACTTGGGTTTCATTCAGATTCGTGAGAAACTGGATCAGCTGAGG AAAACGGtggcagaaaagcaagagaagagaaaCCAGGACCGTTTGAGacggagagaggagagagagcgAGAGGAGAGAATGGGCAGACG GTCTGGATCAAGAAATAGAGATCGTCGAAG ATCACGGTCTCGGGATAGGAGGCGGAGACGCTCGAGATCGGCTTCCCGTGAACGGCGGAAGTCTCGCTCCCGGTCTCGAGACCGACACAGACGCCACCGGAGCCGTTCCCGCAGCCACAGCAGAGGTCACCGACGGGGGTCCAGAGACAGGAGTTCAAAACACAA aaaagaagtttgGACAATTAGGAAGTGA
- the LUC7L gene encoding putative RNA-binding protein Luc7-like 1 isoform X5 — MDLGECTKIHDLALRADYEIASKERDLFFELDAMDHLESFIAECDRRTELAKKRLAETQEEISAEVSAKAEKVHELNEDIGKLLAKAEQLGAEGNVDESQKILMEVEKVRAKKKEAEEEYRNSMPASSFQQQKLRVCEVCSAYLGLHDNDRRLADHFGGKLHLGFIQIREKLDQLRKTVAEKQEKRNQDRLRRREEREREERMGRRSGSRNRDRRRSRSRDRRRRRSRSASRERRKSRSRSRDRHRRHRSRSRSHSRGHRRGSRDRSSKHKKEVWTIRK; from the exons ATGGACCTGGGAGAATGTACAAAGATCCATGACTTGGCACTGCGAGCAGATTATGAGATTGCAAGTAAAGAGAGAGACCTGTTTTTTGAGCTGGAT GCGATGGATCACCTGGAATCCTTCATCGCAGAGTGTGACAGGAGAACAGAACTGGCCAAGAAACGCCTGGCTGAGACACAGGAAGAGATCAGTGCTGAAGTGTCTGCAAAG GCAGAGAAAGTACATGAACTGAATGAAGACATTGGAAAACTCCTAGCTAAAGCTGAACAGCTGGGAGCTGAAGGAAATGTTGACGAGTCTCAAAAGATCCTGATGGAAGTGGAGAAAGTCCGAGCAAAAAAGAAAGAGGCGGAG GAAGAATACCGGAATTCAATGCCTGCATCCAGtttccagcagcagaagctgcGTGTGTGTGAAGTCTGTTCAGCATATCTGGGGCTCCATGACAATGACCGGCGTCTTGCTGACCACTTTGGAGGCAAATTACACTTGGGTTTCATTCAGATTCGTGAGAAACTGGATCAGCTGAGG AAAACGGtggcagaaaagcaagagaagagaaaCCAGGACCGTTTGAGacggagagaggagagagagcgAGAGGAGAGAATGGGCAGACG GTCTGGATCAAGAAATAGAGATCGTCGAAG ATCACGGTCTCGGGATAGGAGGCGGAGACGCTCGAGATCGGCTTCCCGTGAACGGCGGAAGTCTCGCTCCCGGTCTCGAGACCGACACAGACGCCACCGGAGCCGTTCCCGCAGCCACAGCAGAGGTCACCGACGGGGGTCCAGAGACAGGAGTTCAAAACACAA aaaagaagtttgGACAATTAGGAAGTGA